A region of Microbulbifer pacificus DNA encodes the following proteins:
- a CDS encoding DUF1541 domain-containing protein produces MKRNKIILGLVSIFAVFLLAACGGETEETNPEENTVTETESNTEEEMDMESESDSNEDMEGMDHSEMDMSSSGEVPEDLREAENPTYDVGSQAIIETDHMEGMNGAEATIAGAYDTTVYTVS; encoded by the coding sequence ATGAAAAGAAATAAAATTATATTGGGACTAGTCTCTATCTTTGCGGTGTTTTTATTGGCAGCTTGTGGCGGGGAAACCGAGGAAACGAATCCTGAAGAAAACACGGTTACAGAAACAGAATCCAATACCGAAGAAGAAATGGATATGGAATCGGAATCTGACTCAAATGAAGATATGGAAGGTATGGACCATTCTGAAATGGATATGTCCAGCTCTGGCGAGGTTCCTGAAGATTTGCGAGAGGCTGAAAATCCAACCTATGACGTCGGAAGTCAAGCAATCATAGAGACAGATCATATGGAAGGTATGAACGGTGCAGAAGCCACGATTGCTGGTGCCTATGATACTACGGTATATACTGTTTCTT
- a CDS encoding SHOCT domain-containing protein gives MIIVWLGLLILGCFLIRNFIDGGHRSKRILKERFVRGEIDKEEFERLKSILKD, from the coding sequence ATGATAATAGTATGGCTGGGGTTATTGATTCTAGGTTGTTTCCTAATTAGAAACTTTATTGATGGAGGACATCGTTCCAAAAGAATTTTAAAAGAGAGATTTGTAAGAGGTGAAATAGACAAGGAGGAATTTGAACGTTTAAAATCGATTCTAAAGGATTGA